The Homo sapiens chromosome 4, GRCh38.p14 Primary Assembly genome contains the following window.
ataCACAGAAAAGatgcagtaaaaatatgatataatcttagctgggtgcagtagtttatgtctgtaatcccagcactatgagagtccgaggcaggaagattgcttgaggccaggagtttgagaccagcctgagcaatacagcaagaccctgtttctacaaaaaaatttaaaaatatttagctgggcattgtggtgcatgcctgtagtcttagctactggggaggctgaggcaggaggattgcttgagctcaggagctcaaggctgcagtgggctatgataaCACCagtccactccagtctgggcaacagagtgaaatcctgtcccttaaaaaataaaatgaaataaaaacaaaaatatggcaTAATCTTATGGTACCACAGTTGTTATGGGCCCATGACTGTATACAGAAAAGTCGCAAAGAAAGCACAGAGCATCCTCACTGTTTCTCCTAATGTTAACTTCTTACAGTgcatggtacatttgtcaaaattaagaAACCAACACAGATACATTACTATGTACAAAACTCTAGACTTTAtttagatttcaccagtttttccactaatgtcctttttctcttccaggatccaatccagaatcccacattgcatttagaCTGTCtccatttttaacttaaaaaaacaaaaaagacatttaaagcaACCCAAATTGGACCTAAATATAAATGCTAAAATTTCCACTTTTGGACAAGCTTCCTTTGGAGATTCTTCTTCAGATCCCAAATAACTAAATACTATTTAAGCCTATTAATGCCCAGATttattgtcttttctgtttttttctccctataACCAAACCTGGCTCagaaatacatgcatatattgttTTCAGGGAATCAGACCAATTCAAATAGCTTTCTTAAGCTGTGCCACTCAAAATGcaaaatcttgatttttctttgtatattttccagattttctacaCTTAGTAATTTTATACTCAGAAAAAATGTTTAGTGTGACATGTGTacttctaaaaggaaaataatacttttttcaaATATGGATTCCATTGGGTTCACTCATACATTGTGCTCCACGCAAGATGTTGGGCTCGAGATGCcaatatgcatttatattttccaGTCACAGCTCAGGCTCAATCAACTTTACAGTTTAGAGATCTACTTGATTTGGTTCTTTATTATCATAGTACAGTTTTTTGGAGAGATAACCATTTGAAATCAGTTGAATTACTGCTGTCATTTCTTTATTCCCTCCCTATATGAGAATTATATACCTAGGCCCTTTGTCACATGACTTTTCAGTATCTCCCACTAATGTGTATGGTGTAATTTCCCTGTCTCACTGATGTctggcttggccatgtgacttgctttgaccagtgAAAAGTGAGTAAAGTGCCACCATGTCAGTTCCAAGGTGAGGTTTCAAAAGGCATCACAGGTATCTGCTTATGCTCTGACACTTCTGTGATCCACTGTGGGAAAATGTTGCCCCACATTGCCATTGTCCCTTCAGATTAGGCCCCAGAATTAAGACAAAGAGAGCTGACTCAAACCTGACCAGAAGCCTCAAGTCTGGCCTGGCCCCCTAAGCCCAGCCTCAGCCAGCTGGAGTACAGCTGCTCGGCAGAGCTGTGGTTGCTGTTGTAAACCACTGGGGAGGTGCAGTGTCTGTTATGCAATAAAACCTGACTAATAAACACGATTAAAGAGAACTatacagagaggaaaagaaaagaagcttgtCTCAAATCAGCCCTAACAACCTGCTTTGGAATTGGAGCAACCCATCTGAAGCAGATTCAACTTACTTCCAGGCATCAGTTCAAAGTGAGGCCTCCCTTCTTCAGTGGACATAAGGGTAGCCAGTTTGCCTTCTATCATCTCTCCATCAATAAATTTCCCATAAAGTGCGGTCCTCTCATCAGGGTACACATAGGCTATCTTCTCTCCAGTCATCTCCCCATCTTCATTTACTTCTCCTACAAGGCTTCCTCCATCCTGATGGGAGAAaccaaaaaccagaaaatattatatatagtatgtcTAGGACATGAGTCCCAAGAAATTTCTCTTCTGCAGTCCCATTATTAATATAGCACCAGTAGGGATAATAACAGTTTAGGAACCCAGAGCTTTTCACCTGGGTAAGAAAAACATGATGCATAGCTCCTCATCCAGCTCCATACAAATATACTGCTAGAAAGTCATACGCATTTGGGGCATGTATGCCTGATTTAGAGAGTGGGAAATTCCGTTGCAGTTTGTAATCCGGGACAAGTTACTGATACTCTATGTTGGTTTACTAAGAAATAAATGATGTTTCTTTGATATTTGTAACATCAATTACcaatatttaaaggaaatgtaACTAAGTGTTATTTTTGGCCAAAATCAAATATGATGACGATCTTTAGCAAGACACTCCTACCCACTATTCATAAGATCTCCCTTCTCAATATTAAATTTTGGATTTCTAGTGTGTTAGGAAAATATTCAGTTCAAATGTACTTAAGAATTAATTTAGTGTACACAAGTAAAGAGAGTTATCTGCACTTTTTCAGAGGCAAACAAAAGGATGTCTGGACACTGCCTTTCTGAGACTCCTATACCATCACCTTTTTTAGAATtagaaggaaaagtgaaaaaagatCAACTAAATTTCACTCCCATCTCAATTCTTTCTTTCCACTCTATTTCCTGCTCCCTCTTGCCTCCTTTTAGCAGAGCAGCGCACTTAGCTTCATGCTTAACTCTTCCATTTACTTCATTGCTAGGGGTCATTGAGTACTTTAGGGAAGAGGCTATCATATAATTCTATACCTTGATAAGTGGTAGGGACACAGTAGGTGATTCTTAAACGCTTTTTAAATTGAACAGGGTTACCAAAAAGTAATGAATAATTTAAGCTAGGGTGCCAgagatgtttctttctttctttcttttttttttccatccagaAGGTCCTCATGGTATAACTTTGAAAATTTAAGACCTTAGGGAGTTTGATTTAACAATAGTAATGCCATGACATCTTTTAAAAGCTTGGTTAATTTCTCCAACTTGAGGATCTAGGAACAGCTAGCTACTCAAAGCCAATGATGTAGGATGACTTTTGAGTGATCCCaaatgctgccttttttttttttttttttttgccttctagGAAAAGggatgtaaatttaaaaatgaatcatggcacttacatagaaagaaaaatacttagaaGCATTTTTAATGGATAGAAAGTGCACTAGGGATATAGtcattgctctttcttctcttcaaGTTAATTCTTAATAATTGAGCATAAATGGAGATGATACTTCCTGCAAGATCTGCTTTCAGGCTTTTAGTGATGATTATTGAATGGAAGGGTATAAGAGCATTTGTGCTTCTTATAATCCATGACTAACATAAGataatattactatttatttaaaacagaagTCTGTCTTTCCAGGGTCTCACACCTTTCCccttaaatgtttaaatttctggTTTCAGAGGGAGTGAATTTATTTGTCCAGAATGATAAAGTAGaaattcttctttcatttccaaaaggagttatatatttttaattaaaaaccttATATGAAAAACTTTTTCGAGgtaaatttttgaaagaaatacacTGTCCTTAGGGTGAGCTTACAAGTGTGGACTGTAGGGAAAATCATCACTTTTTTCTCCCCTTGTTCCTGCTATGGCCCATTACAGAAATTTCCTCCTCTGCTGTATCAGGCGTCAGGGAGTGTGGGGAAAGAAACGGCTGCTTTCTCTCCTCTGCTCACTGGCTCCTCCTCGTGGGGGGAGAAATCATTAATTTGACTGGTGAGCAGCCAGGGTCTGACACCTACTGACACCCATTTCTCTACTGGGTAGGGGTTAAGAGGACAAAGGCTGCTTTTCTGCTCACCAATGCTCCTTCCTAAGGCAGAGTCTTCTTTGAGATTTAATATGATAATCAAGGCTAAAGGTTAAAATGTAGctatatttttggttttcaaaatGCAACCATGTTGAGCGACGCCAATCCATTCACCAATCTTGGCGCATCTTTGATCCCATCTAGGGACTTTCATTGACTATGTCACAAGTAAAATGACAGGTAGTAGGAGAATCTAGTAATCCAACACTTTGCCTGCTTCCTATACTCATCTCTATGTAGAGAGTTCCACTTCCCCTGACTTCAAGATGCACTGTCACATCAGCAGCGCCCCAGCACTGGGCAGCAAGATGCCCACCCTGGCTACTCACGAGGCCAGGTTTCGGTCCTCCTACCCTGGGCAGCACCTCCACCGCTTCTGatctttctgcttctcttctccTAAGCAGTACGTGTTACAACTTTTGATCTATCACGGATCCTACCAAGAGGATATTTAAATGCTTTAGCAATTCTTAGAAAATGTTTTACAACATTCTTTTCTTATGCCCTATTCCTAgattataacttattttttaagaacaaTGATGTGTAAGTGGATTTAGCTGGGGTTACTTTTCTTGTTATATATGTAactgatcatttctttttattagcaCTTTTTAATCATAAGGTTTcagagtaaaaatatattttcagcttggtgtggtggctcgcacctgtaatcccagcactttgggaggccgaggcaaggaaatcatctgaggtcgggagtttgagaccagtgcctggtcaacatggtgaaaccccattttactaaaaatacaaaaaaattagccgggcgtagtggcctgtgcctgcaatcccagctacttgggaggctgaggcagaagaatcacttgaacccacgaggcagaggttgcagtaagccgacatggcaccactgcacctcatcctgggcaacagagcaagactctgtctcaaaacaaaaaaagagtattttgacTTAAGTTATGAACAAAATAAAGtattaagcaaaatattttctagccaggtgcaatggctcatgcctgtaatttcagcatttcaggaggccaaggcaggtggattgcttgagcccaggagttcgagactaggttttagagaaaccctgtctcaaaaaagaaaacacaaaaatattagccagatgtgatgacataggcctgtaatcccagctactaaggaggctgaggtgggaagatggcttgagtctgggagatggaggttgtagtgagccaagatcgtgccactgcactccagcctgggcaacagaacaagaccctgtctcaataaataaaaaataaaataaaataaagataaagtgtTTTCTAAGGTGTATTTTCTGTAACATTTTCTGGAAATTCAGTAACAACAGATGGGACAtttgaaatgcaaacaaaaattagAGCATTAATTTCCAACCATGGGTTCTGCCATATCTTTTTACTTTAATAGACTCCAGAAATAtcataaaatgctatcaaatactcAAAGGTAAGTTAATTTTAATCACCttaatttaaacaatataaaCCATAAAATACCTTAAAAAGCAGTTAGTGGAATTGTAGAATCAAGTAACAACAGTGCAGTAAGCTCTCCCAAATTAAAAATTGCTGGACTGGTTTTTACATAtgagaaacaggaaataaaactAATAGCAACAATGAAAATTTCCACTATCTCCCTCTATGtgccaaaagaattaaaagcaatatattttgcctttattAGTGATACAATAAAACCAATTTGTCTCAATTTGTTTTAATCATGATTAATTACTCCTTTCCAAAACAACgctgaaaaataattaataacgGATTCAAGGGCCAACAATCTAAGCCAATAGTGAGTAACAGTGAGAGGGCATGCCTCATAAACTCTTGGTGTCAGCTGTGGTGACTCTCAGGTTTCACAGCTCCCAAGTTCTAACACAGAATACATTTTACTCTTCATTGTGAAGAGTCACAGTATGTTACTTTCCAGCAGAGTGAACAGTCACACGGCTTACTGGGTAATATATCCAGCACACTCCATGACGAATGTTATCTTTATACTGCCCCTTGAAGATCAGTCTCCCATCTGTGTCATATTCCTGGGCTGGACCGTTCAGCTCTCCGTCTACATACGTGCCCTGGAGAACTCCCCCATCTTCGTAAGTGTAAACTCCCTGGCCCTGCAAGGCATCATCCACATAATACCCCTCCAGGGTGCtgtgaggaaaggaaaaacaaaaaggaatagtcAGACCATGACTTGACTCTCTTAGAAGAAAGGATCATATCCAAGGAACTGCATGCCCAGCTGTGTCAGCCCTGACATGGATTCAGCGCAGCCTCCTAAATTATCATCGACTGCTAGGAAAAGGTGCTTCATGGACGTGGGTAAGACTGAGAAGAAAGACGGAGATTTAATACCCAATCTCATGGTTCCTGGGAATCCTTTTACTCTGCtggagaaaatagagaagaaaaaagctaCTGATGGAAACTGAGAACAAGTTCACTTGAGTATGTTTTCAGGCAATAGAAATTCTGGTGTTACCTGTTCCACAAGCAAACCATTCATGTCTAATTTCCCTCAAGAGTGCTCCAGAATTCACTGGTAGTTCTCAAGGGTCTTTCAGATGGCTTGTATATAGTAATCTCTAATGATAGAAATGTGGCTTAAAGTGTGTGAATGTCTACACATTTGTTTCAAGTCACTAATGTATTATTTATCATTAATAGCCGTAATTGGTATCCAGTCAAATGAAATCCCTTCCATCTCCTTGGAAGACATATGGGGATTTATTTaagtatatctatatatctatgtatgtatgtatgtatgtatgtatatctatgtatatacatacatccaTGATCATGGCCAGTAGGGGCAAGTAAGGAAGACTGAATGCTCCACCCTGCTGATATCATTAGCATCCTGATAGTTTGAGACCCACGGTCCTATACCAGAAGAAAGCTCACAGGGATGCTCACGTGATTTTACCAGcacttctccatctctctccttgTAATATATATTTGCAAGTTCAGGAACATGTTTTCATTGTTATCCTCTGAAAGGCCCTATGCAATGAAACACCCAAAATTCCCTTTAAGTACTAAAATTTGGAATAGGGAAAGACcaactcaaattatttttaaaatttaaaatgtaagaaaattttgaaacaaagacaGCTTGATTATTTTAACATAGGCAGAgagtatttattcattaattcaactagtaattttttttttcgagagaggatcttgctctattgcccaggctggagtgcagtggcatgatcatggctcactgcagcctcgacctcctggggctcaagccatcctcccacctcagcctcccaagtagctgggaccacaggtatgtgtcaccacaccgggttaatttttgtttttttttgtagagatgaggttttgtcatgttacgtatgctggtctcgaactcctgggctcaagggatccacccaactcggcctcccagcCACAACTAGTCAACATTTACAGTGTGCCTTCTCAGTAGCAAGCATTGTGTGAGGCTCTAGAGCGGATaaggaacaaaacaaacacaatggTATAGGAGAGACTGGCAAGACACACTGTGAACTGGAGCAGATGGGACGCAAAGCGGGCCATCAGGACTTAGGTGGCTGCACCTGACTCTGTCTGGTAAAGTCTTGACTTATTTCAATGAACAACTGTGAATGATCtataattattaaatgaaaagcaGATTCTAAATAATGATAGCTTCTGGTTAAAAGGTAATTATACTATTTGTAGTATCCCAAGGAGATAAAtagttttctttcagttttatttgtaCTATCAATGACAAATAGGCTTCCTAAATTCATGAAGAGAATAAAGTGCACTTTAGCATAGCTCTTGCATAAATAATCAAAATTCTAAAACAGTGAGGTTGGAAGTAATGAGATTCAACTGTCATTAGACtcccacaattaaaaaaaaaatcattggtgAAGGGTACTAATCAAGTGACATAATGATGTAATTTATGTAGTGCAAGAAACTattcatttatcttcatttttaggATTGCCAGGTATAATACAGGATTCCCAGctaagtttgaatttcagataaacaacaaataattttttagtttatgAATGTCCCAAATAGTGAATGGGATATAATTatacttactttttttgttgAGCAAATTCcaatttaactgggtgtcctggATTTAACTAGATTTTTATTTGCTCATCCTGGCAACCCTATTGACTTTGGACTCTCAGCAGCATTCAAAatgttcctgtgtgagtttggGTAGAATATTACTCCCTGACAGACTAGTCTGCCAATATTTCTCAGGGTTATGATCAAATCTACAAGAAACAGGTCTTGCAAATCAGACAAAAAATAATATGGACTTGCAGACATTTCCCCCAACTGTATTCAGTGGCTTGTCCTAACCTCCCTTACCCATGGAGCCCATCATCCCATCTATCAGAGTACGAAGAACAAACTGCTATTTCCCTCTTAGCCCAACTGACTCAAAGTACACAAATGCAAACTCTTAAGGCATTGGAAAGCAAATCTTACTGCGTTATTTTTTCAGCCATCTGCTTGAGGCCACAGCTTAGCTTTCTTGGCAACTTTTAATAGTAAGTTAGATGAAATCTGATGACAAAAGAGGGCATATTACACACATAAACTGGGTTCTCCAGGGtgataaaagtgattttttaaaatcctctgtcattgaggaaataaaatatacGTTTCTTAGACTGGCATTCAAGGCACTACCTTTCTCTCTAACTGTTCTTTCCAGAGGAGgctggcaaactatggcctgctgactgcttttgtaaataaagttttactggaacaaaGCCATGCATGTTCCTTTCTACatcatctatggctgctttcatactACAACAGCAGTGTTGAATTGCTGCAGCAGAGACCGTATGTGGCCCACGGAGCCTCGATTTTACTCTCACCAcatacagaaaaagtttgctaatcCCTGCTCTAAAAAGCTCTGCTCATATCGAAAGTTTACTCACTGACCTTTATTTAGCTTAGCTTCCACACTATATTTTTCCTTGCTTTCCATAATACATATGGGAGCAAACTTTTAAAATCCTTAAGGCCAGCCGGGGGAAAaaaagttatgattttttttcttttcttttttcttcattgaaaacaaaaataatcatggACTAATAATGAATACTCTGAAATCTCTGGCATTTTtctatcaaaaaagaaagaagccaatgggtgcagtggctcatgactgtaatcccagcactttgggaggccaaggtaggtggatcgcttgaggccaggagtttaagactaccctggccaacatggtgaaaccccagctctactaaaaatacaaaaattagccaggggtggtagcacatgcttgtaatcacagctactcaggagggtgaggtgcaagaatcacttgaacccaggaggcagaggttgcagtgagctgaaattgtgccactgcactccagcctgggtgacagcgagactctgtcttaaaaaaaaaatagactgggcatggtggctcatgcctgtaatcccagccctttggaggccgaggcaggaggatcacctgaggtcaggaatttgaaactagcctggccaacatggtgaaaccctgtctccactaaaaatacaaaaattagccggacatggtggcaggcacctgtaaccacagctactcgaaaggctgaggcacgagaattgcttgagcccaagaggcagaggttgcagcgagccgagatcgcaccactgcaatcttttttattttttatttttttgagatggagtttcactcttgttgcccaggctggagtgcaacggcacaatcttggctcactgcaacctctgcctcctaggttcaagtgattctcctgcctcagcctcccaaatagccgggattacaggcacgcgccaacacgcccagctaattttgtatttttagtagagacggggtttcttcatgttggtcaggctgttctcgaactcctgacctcaagtgatctgcccacctcggcctcccaaagtgctgggattacaggtgtgagccaccgcgcctggctgcaccactgccctctaacctgggcaacagagcgagacttgtatccattaaaatgttaatatcgGGTCATATTTGAAAAGTGGGTACATAGAAATAGCCTTCTAATGTTTCTTGGTGAAATTGGATTGAGAGCTGGGTTTCAGAGCAAGTCTGCTGGTCACTGTGTTAAACAGAGCCTACTCATCATCCGCGGGGAACCTTGTTTTCCTACAAAGTAAATCTATCCTGATCTTGGCAGCCCTGCCATGCACATTATTCATCAGAGCCTAGGCATGTACTATTACAGAACACTCCATGTCTTTATCGATGTTAAATTTACGTGTCCTATTTCTCTAACTAGATTGTAAGCCCTTTATGGGAACAAATTAGGAAATATGCATCCACGTATCCCCCCAACATATAAACTTCATGTTGATAATTCCTaagcaaaagaatagaaatggaaACTGGGATCATTTTGCATTGAGAAGAGAAGATTGAGAAGGAACATAACAGTGTTATTCAAGTGCAGGGAGCATTCTTATATGAATTCGATATGCATACAGGCTGTACGTGAGGAAAGTTTCTTAAACTTCCTatgcttcatttcttcatttgtaaactggACTACTCAGAGTGTTGTTATAACGGTTAAATGGGTTAATATATATCAAATGCTTAGAATATGGTCTGGCACATAGTGATTGCTTAAATAAAgagcagctattattattaaacatGCATATTCATGTGTATGATGGCAAGCTTTCTACTAAAAAACTGGGTTTAAAAAGCATCATCAAAAAAAAGCATCATCAAAGAAACAGTTATGAAACactgaaataaagaaatttataaaactgcattaaatctatttttaaagaacaagcaAGAAAAATTCCTATCTGCAGTAATTTATGAGTGATCCAAttgactggaagaaaataaatacctcTAAAAAAAAGCAATATGTGTTCATtgtaaaacaaacacataaaaagcaATTCAAGCAATACTAAGATGCAGAAAGTAGAAATTCTCAGTCCTCTTCCCCAATTTCACATACAGTATTTAagactttttcatttcttttttttaagatgaagtcttgctgtcgcctaggctggaatacagtggtgcaatctcggcttgctgcaacctccacctcctgggttcaagcgattctcctgcctcagcctcctgagtagctgggattacaggtgtgtgccaccaaacctggttaatgtttgtatttttagtagagatgcctttcaccatgttggctaagctggtctcgaactcctgacctcaagtgatccacccgcctcagcctgtgctaggattacaggtgtgagccaccgctcctggccactCTTTTCATTTCTATACCACGCATTTTCCTAccttctgtttttgttattttaataaaaatgggatcATACTATACATAATGTTCTTAACATGCTTAACTTGTATTTTCTTAAAGTTCCTTTCAACATCTTGGCAAATTCTTTAGTAtgttaagaaattacaaaaatggTCTTGCAATTGTTTGATTTTCCTGGTACCATCATCTGAATCAAACTGGAAAATGTTgaggaaattaaaacataaattttaattaaatttctttttctgcacaTAGAtcaatttttcctgttttatccAACCTCTTGTACTTAAGAGTTAAATTTCGAGAAATCAGTTAAGAAATCTAACTTacaaagaaatggataaattttataGTTGTTTTCCTAGACTTACATATCTGCATTTTATTCAGATATTGctgtattttcattaaaaattcctGTTAGTGTTTGAATATAGAAAACTGTTCTTAGAGACTTAACAGTTTTGGCTTTTCTTCATGGTTCTGGGGTCTAGGTTTTGGACCTTCCGCCTCCTGGGGCCTAAATTCTGTTCCCTTCCTTCCACTGTGTTCCCTTCCTTTTGTCAGCCATAGCAATACAATAACcgagaggaaattttaaaaatgaataatcacTCCTTAAACTCCCATCTCTAACCAAATTGAATTGTGACCCTtagtatatacattattttaggAATTATTTTATATGACAATATATATTATCTTTTGAAACACTGCAAACTAAGCAAAGAGCAGCAACAAGGAGATGCAACCCATCTGCTAGAACTATTTCCAGCCAGAAACTTCAACTTCTCCCAAGGTGTTGGAGCAAGTTTGATGGAGAACTCTAATGCTTCCATATAATATAACATACTGTCTATCtttgaaggttttctttttctatcctttaagAAAAGATCTATGAGTCTACTATAGATCTAATTATTACAAAGCCTCAAAGtaacagtaaaatatttgaagagtgaATAATGAAATTTAGTTTTGCTTTCTAAAAACAAACCTCAAGAAAACTTTCTGCTacggactaaatgtttgtgtctccccaaattcctgtgttgaacTCCTAACacccaatatgatggtattaagaggtggggcctttggga
Protein-coding sequences here:
- the SETD7 gene encoding histone-lysine N-methyltransferase SETD7 isoform 3 (isoform 3 is encoded by transcript variant 3), producing the protein MDSDDEMVEEAVEGHLDDDGLPHGFCTVTYSSTDRFEGNFVHGEKNGRGKFFFFDGSTLEGYYVDDALQGQGVYTYEDGGVLQGTYVDGELNGPAQEYDTDGRLIFKGQYKDNIRHGVCWIYYPVSRVTVHSAGK